TCATTGCCACGCCGATACTGATCGCTGCAGCAATCACTACGAGCTGCCACGGTATCGCTGAAAATTGTACATTGTTGAATCCATCTTCCGCTGTTGCTGCCTTTAAAATAAGCGGCAATAGCGCATTTGATGCAAAGCTTACAATATATGAAATTGCAATTGCAAGAACTGTTCCAATAACTCCGATAAAAATACTTTCCATTAAAAACAGACGTTGAATCAGTTTCGGGCTGGCTCCAATTGCTTTTAATACACCGATCTCACGTGTACGTTCTGTCACCGCCATTGTCATCGTATTGAAAATTCCGATTGATGCAATCAATACTGCGATTGTTCCAACAAAAACAAGTCCTGCTTTTAATACTAGGAAAAAGACGTTTAACTCATCCAGCTGTTCTGTAACGGAATACACACCGTAGCCTTTTCCGCGTAACTCTTCTAAAATCGGCTTTACATATTCCAAGCTTTCCGCATAAATATCGAAGCGCTCAGAAAATAGTTCAAAATCACTGGCTACCTCTACATCGGCAATTGCTTGGCTATACATATCTTCAATCACTTCACGTTGCTCGTCCATCATATAAATCCTGTTTTCAGTTGCCCATTCATAAGCCGGCTCTGGCATAACACCGACAATCGTATACGTCATACGCTCTGACAGCGCATCCGGTTGTTCATGTGTACTTAGAGCAATTTCTACTTCCTTGCCGATAAGCGAATCCTTGTACCCTTCTTCAGCACCGTCGTAATAATTACCTTCCGCTTCTGCTGCCTTTGATTTTTCCTCAATTAATTTACGGTCCGCTTCATTCAATAATGATTGGCCGAAATGATAGCCGACAATAATTTCTTTTTCGTTTTCAGGATATTTCCCTTCCGATAGCGGTTTCGCTACCGATGCATAATCAGTAAAGTCCACTAAACGCAGTGATGTAGATGTATCACGATCCCCCATATAGCCTGCTACATTAGCATCCACACTAGTCGTTTTTAATACCGTTTGTACATTTTCTACCGCTTCAATATCCGCTACTTCCTCTGCGGTAAACAGCGCTTGACTGCCGAGCACTTCTATTTGTGTCACCGTCTCACTCGATAAAATCTCATCTTCCATTGATTCCTGTAATCCGAAACCGATCGAGGCAAGCACGATTAAAAACGCACAGCCCATCGTTGCGGCAAGTACCGTCATAAATACACGCAGCTTATTTTTCTTGATATGCTGCATCACAAAATTTACCTGATCTTTAAATAGCATTGTGTTCACCTTCTTTCACCAATTGACCGTCATGCATACGGTAGCGCTTGTCCGCAATCATCGCTACTTCCTCATCATGCGTAATAATAATAAATGTCAGATCCAATTCACGGTTCAGCTGCTGGATCAGCATTAAAATATCCTGCTCTGTCTCTGAATCGAGGCTTCCTGTCGGCTCATCCGCCAACAAAATCGGTGCATTCGTCACAAGTGCACGCGCAATACTAACCCGCTGCTGTTGTCCGCCTGATAATTCATTTGGATAATGGTCCGTCACTTCAGTTAACCCGACCTTTTTCATAATTACTTCAACCCGTTTTCTGCGCTCCGATACGTTCATCCCTTTCAATTTTAACGGTAATTCAATATTTTCA
The sequence above is drawn from the Solibacillus isronensis genome and encodes:
- a CDS encoding ABC transporter permease codes for the protein MLFKDQVNFVMQHIKKNKLRVFMTVLAATMGCAFLIVLASIGFGLQESMEDEILSSETVTQIEVLGSQALFTAEEVADIEAVENVQTVLKTTSVDANVAGYMGDRDTSTSLRLVDFTDYASVAKPLSEGKYPENEKEIIVGYHFGQSLLNEADRKLIEEKSKAAEAEGNYYDGAEEGYKDSLIGKEVEIALSTHEQPDALSERMTYTIVGVMPEPAYEWATENRIYMMDEQREVIEDMYSQAIADVEVASDFELFSERFDIYAESLEYVKPILEELRGKGYGVYSVTEQLDELNVFFLVLKAGLVFVGTIAVLIASIGIFNTMTMAVTERTREIGVLKAIGASPKLIQRLFLMESIFIGVIGTVLAIAISYIVSFASNALLPLILKAATAEDGFNNVQFSAIPWQLVVIAAAISIGVAMISGLRPARKATKIEVMQALRQEL
- a CDS encoding ABC transporter ATP-binding protein, encoding MIKVTNLQHTFSIGKRGKERQVPVLNDVSFDVKKGEIVAVVGKSGSGKSTLLQILAGFMKPEHGSIVVNAQEIAGFNEVQSAKFRLENFGFIFQNFQLMPSLTAFENIELPLKLKGMNVSERRKRVEVIMKKVGLTEVTDHYPNELSGGQQQRVSIARALVTNAPILLADEPTGSLDSETEQDILMLIQQLNRELDLTFIIITHDEEVAMIADKRYRMHDGQLVKEGEHNAI